The following are encoded together in the Streptomyces flavofungini genome:
- a CDS encoding ABC transporter permease/substrate binding protein — protein MPRIPFGDWVNDAVEWSRSNMDWLFDFIKTLFQNMWDGVYDVLSGPQPLLMAGILAVIAFWLRGLLGGVLAFAGFAFIESLELWDNAMMTLSLVLVSTFVALVIAVPVGIWAARSKTVSGIVRPVLDLMQTLPAMIYLIPALLFFRMGAPAGIVATIVFALAPGVRMTELGIRQVDKDLVEAADAFGTTPRNTLLRVQLPLALPTIMAGVNQVIMLGLSMAALTGMVGTPGLGADVNAAIGQLDVGLGAEAGISIVVLAIYLDRVTSGLGGQVSPLGRRALAKLRAAQGLNVWNYRPRPVVAMAGVVALALVAGGMGIFGDDDSEPVADSKNVGQGKEVKIGYIPWDEGIASTFLWKEALEQRGFKVTTSQLEAGPLYTSLAQGDIDFQTDSWLPTTHATYWKKYGKDLEDLGAWFGPTSLELTVPAYMKDINSLEDLKGKAGTFDGKITGIETSAGMMGLLKDKVLDAYGLKKEYKVVDGSTPAMLAELKSAYAKKEPIVTTLWSPHWAYSDFKLKKLEDPKGAWGKGDGVHTLARKGFSKENPQVGKWLKDFKMSEKQLTSLEAEINKAGKGKQQEAVRTWLKKNPGVLDKMAPLPKNAGGDENKRPLKAAYFAWDENIAVTQLWKRVLEKRGYKMELTPADVGPAYTGLAQGDLDLNLDAWLPTAQKQYWDKNKANLKDLGSWYSPTSLEVAVPSYVKDVKSLEDLKGKGGKFNGKIIGIEPGTGVMQALKDKVLPGYGLEGEYEIAAGSTPAMLSELKSAYAKKEPIAVLLWSPHWAYSEYDLTKLKDPKGGFGKGNTIRTLSSKDFPEQYPQLTKWLKNFKMSEGQLASLENEINKAGKNNEPKAVDAWLKKNPGFEEKMTAVQ, from the coding sequence GTGCCTAGGATTCCCTTCGGCGACTGGGTCAACGACGCGGTCGAGTGGTCCAGAAGCAACATGGACTGGCTCTTCGACTTCATCAAGACGCTCTTCCAGAACATGTGGGACGGCGTCTACGACGTCCTCTCCGGCCCCCAGCCGCTCCTGATGGCGGGCATCCTCGCCGTCATCGCCTTCTGGCTGCGCGGCCTGCTCGGCGGTGTGCTCGCGTTCGCGGGCTTCGCGTTCATCGAGTCCCTGGAGCTGTGGGACAACGCGATGATGACGCTGTCCCTGGTGCTCGTCTCCACCTTCGTGGCGCTGGTCATAGCCGTGCCCGTGGGCATCTGGGCGGCCCGCTCCAAGACGGTCAGCGGCATCGTCAGGCCCGTCCTCGACCTGATGCAGACGCTGCCCGCGATGATCTACCTCATCCCGGCGCTGCTGTTCTTCCGCATGGGTGCCCCCGCGGGCATCGTCGCCACCATCGTCTTCGCGCTCGCGCCCGGCGTGCGCATGACGGAGCTCGGCATCCGCCAGGTCGACAAGGACCTGGTCGAGGCGGCCGACGCGTTCGGCACCACGCCGCGCAACACCCTCCTGCGGGTCCAGCTGCCGCTCGCGCTGCCGACGATCATGGCAGGTGTCAACCAGGTCATCATGCTGGGCCTCTCCATGGCGGCCCTGACCGGCATGGTCGGCACCCCGGGTCTCGGCGCCGACGTCAACGCCGCCATCGGCCAGCTCGACGTCGGCCTCGGCGCGGAGGCGGGCATCTCCATCGTGGTCCTCGCCATCTACCTGGACCGCGTCACCAGCGGCCTGGGCGGCCAGGTCTCCCCGCTGGGCCGCCGCGCGCTCGCCAAGCTGCGGGCCGCGCAGGGCCTCAACGTCTGGAACTACCGCCCACGGCCCGTCGTCGCGATGGCCGGTGTCGTGGCCCTCGCGCTCGTCGCGGGCGGCATGGGCATCTTCGGCGACGACGACTCCGAGCCCGTGGCCGACTCCAAGAACGTGGGTCAGGGCAAGGAAGTCAAGATCGGCTACATCCCCTGGGACGAGGGCATCGCCTCCACCTTCCTCTGGAAGGAGGCCCTGGAGCAGCGCGGCTTCAAGGTGACCACCAGCCAGCTGGAGGCCGGTCCGCTGTACACCTCCCTGGCGCAGGGCGACATCGACTTCCAGACCGACTCCTGGCTGCCGACGACGCACGCCACGTACTGGAAGAAGTACGGCAAGGACCTGGAGGACCTGGGCGCCTGGTTCGGCCCCACGTCCCTGGAGCTGACCGTCCCCGCGTACATGAAGGACATCAACTCCCTCGAGGACCTCAAGGGCAAGGCCGGCACGTTCGACGGCAAGATCACCGGCATCGAGACCAGCGCCGGAATGATGGGTCTGCTCAAGGACAAGGTCCTCGACGCGTACGGCCTCAAGAAGGAGTACAAGGTCGTCGACGGCTCGACGCCCGCGATGCTCGCCGAGCTGAAGTCGGCGTACGCGAAGAAGGAGCCGATCGTCACCACCCTGTGGTCGCCGCACTGGGCCTACAGCGACTTCAAGCTGAAGAAGCTCGAGGACCCGAAGGGTGCCTGGGGCAAGGGCGACGGGGTGCACACGCTGGCGCGCAAGGGCTTCTCGAAGGAGAACCCGCAGGTCGGCAAGTGGCTCAAGGACTTCAAGATGAGCGAGAAGCAGCTCACCAGCCTTGAGGCCGAGATCAACAAGGCGGGCAAGGGCAAGCAGCAGGAGGCCGTCCGCACCTGGCTGAAGAAGAACCCGGGCGTCCTCGACAAGATGGCGCCCCTGCCGAAGAACGCCGGCGGTGACGAGAACAAGCGTCCGCTGAAGGCCGCGTACTTCGCCTGGGACGAGAACATCGCCGTCACCCAGCTGTGGAAGCGCGTCCTGGAGAAGCGCGGCTACAAGATGGAGCTGACCCCGGCCGACGTGGGCCCGGCCTACACCGGCCTCGCGCAGGGCGACCTCGACCTGAACCTCGACGCCTGGCTGCCGACCGCCCAGAAGCAGTACTGGGACAAGAACAAGGCCAACCTCAAGGACCTCGGCTCCTGGTACAGCCCGACGTCCCTGGAGGTCGCCGTCCCGTCCTACGTCAAGGACGTGAAGTCCCTGGAGGACCTCAAGGGCAAGGGCGGCAAGTTCAACGGCAAGATCATCGGCATCGAGCCGGGCACCGGCGTGATGCAGGCGCTGAAGGACAAGGTCCTGCCCGGGTACGGCCTGGAGGGCGAGTACGAGATCGCCGCCGGCTCGACCCCCGCGATGCTCTCCGAGCTGAAGTCCGCGTACGCCAAGAAGGAGCCGATCGCGGTCCTGCTCTGGTCGCCGCACTGGGCGTACAGCGAGTACGACCTCACGAAGCTGAAGGACCCCAAGGGCGGCTTCGGCAAGGGCAACACGATCCGCACGCTCTCCAGCAAGGACTTCCCCGAGCAGTACCCGCAGCTCACGAAGTGGCTCAAGAACTTCAAGATGAGCGAGGGGCAGCTGGCCTCCCTGGAGAACGAGATCAACAAGGCGGGCAAGAACAACGAGCCCAAGGCCGTCGACGCCTGGCTGAAGAAGAACCCGGGCTTCGAGGAGAAGATGACGGCCGTGCAGTAG
- a CDS encoding helix-turn-helix domain-containing protein produces the protein MDEHKETLRVGAAVRRRRRRLELTLAVVARRSGLSVPFLSQVENERARPSMRSLERVADALGTTAVELLAAADPACTVDVVRAADDVSLAGGTPETHVRDLVRGHHQLHAFEYVGDHDEGREFQHRNDELMYVIGGAVEVEAEGRAYRLGPGDSLYLTGGVRHRWRATAADARVLVVAVGDHIEAVDGERR, from the coding sequence ATGGACGAGCACAAGGAGACTCTCCGGGTGGGCGCGGCCGTGCGGCGTCGTCGGCGCCGTCTCGAGCTGACGCTCGCCGTCGTGGCCCGCCGCAGCGGCCTCTCGGTGCCCTTCCTCAGCCAGGTCGAGAACGAGCGGGCCCGGCCCAGCATGCGTTCCCTGGAGCGGGTCGCGGACGCCCTCGGCACGACCGCCGTGGAACTGCTCGCCGCCGCCGACCCCGCCTGCACGGTCGACGTGGTGCGCGCCGCCGACGACGTGAGCCTCGCGGGCGGCACCCCGGAGACGCACGTGCGCGACCTGGTGCGCGGCCACCACCAGCTGCACGCCTTCGAGTACGTCGGCGACCACGACGAGGGCCGCGAGTTCCAGCACCGCAACGACGAGCTGATGTACGTCATCGGCGGCGCCGTCGAGGTCGAGGCCGAGGGGCGGGCCTACCGCCTCGGGCCCGGCGACAGCCTGTACCTGACGGGCGGGGTGCGGCACCGCTGGCGGGCCACCGCCGCCGACGCGCGCGTCCTCGTCGTCGCGGTCGGCGACCACATCGAGGCCGTGGACGGCGAGCGGCGCTGA
- a CDS encoding helical backbone metal receptor encodes MPFARVVSLVPSLTEAVAVTAPGALVGATDWCTHPADLDVVRVGGTKNPDVPAIVALAPDLVIANEEENRAPDIAALRAAGLDVLVTEVRGLDQAFRELERVLDACGAERRPGWLVDAEAAWRDVGSLGGVAGAAGAARPGGRLRAAVPIWRRPWMVLGRDTFAGDLLARLGVDNAYAGHAERYPRVSIDELRAAGLDLVVLPDEPYRFTPDDGPEAFPQSLPAALVSGRHLTWYGPSLAEAPAVLGEALRVAQR; translated from the coding sequence ATGCCCTTCGCGCGGGTGGTGTCCCTGGTGCCGTCGCTGACCGAGGCGGTCGCCGTGACCGCGCCCGGCGCCCTGGTCGGCGCGACCGACTGGTGCACGCACCCGGCGGACCTCGACGTCGTCCGCGTCGGCGGCACCAAGAACCCCGACGTCCCGGCGATCGTGGCGCTCGCCCCCGACCTCGTGATCGCCAATGAGGAGGAGAACCGCGCGCCGGACATCGCGGCGCTGCGGGCGGCGGGCCTCGACGTCCTCGTCACCGAGGTGCGGGGGCTCGACCAGGCGTTCCGCGAGCTGGAGCGGGTCCTCGACGCGTGCGGCGCCGAGCGGCGGCCGGGGTGGCTGGTGGACGCGGAGGCCGCGTGGCGGGACGTCGGCAGCCTCGGGGGTGTCGCCGGGGCGGCCGGGGCGGCCCGGCCGGGCGGACGGCTGCGGGCCGCCGTGCCCATCTGGCGCAGACCCTGGATGGTCCTCGGGCGGGACACGTTCGCGGGGGACCTGCTGGCCCGGCTCGGGGTCGACAACGCGTACGCGGGGCACGCCGAGCGCTACCCCCGGGTGTCCATCGACGAACTGCGGGCCGCGGGGCTCGACTTGGTGGTCCTGCCGGACGAGCCGTACCGGTTCACGCCCGACGACGGGCCCGAGGCGTTCCCGCAGTCGCTGCCCGCCGCGCTCGTCAGCGGTCGCCACCTCACGTGGTATGGGCCGTCGCTGGCCGAGGCGCCCGCCGTGCTGGGGGAGGCGCTGCGGGTCGCGCAGCGCTGA
- a CDS encoding TDT family transporter: protein MVTVAPLPAPAHPAAGSRSGAVRHLGPNWYASVMGTAIIANAGAALPVDVPGLRSAVTGVWALSLVMLVTLLGARAVHHVRHRDQARAHLADPAMAPFYGCLAMALLAVGAGAMLVGSDWLGTTAAVALDTVLFTAGTAIGLAAAVAIPYLMVVRHRVRPGSASPVWLLPVVAPMVSAAVGPLLVPHLPAGQAQQTLLYGCFAMFGLSLLATLVMLPLIFARLVHDGPLPLALTPTLFLVLGPLGQSTTAADKFADVAPGVLPAPYDQGFAVFAVLFGVPVMGFAMMWLVLATALVLRARRRGMGFAMTWWAFTFPVGTCVTGAEGLGGRTGLAVYDWLAVALFVVLVSAWLVALVKTLRGVVGGKLLAAPR, encoded by the coding sequence ATGGTCACAGTCGCCCCCCTTCCCGCCCCGGCCCACCCGGCCGCAGGGTCCCGTTCCGGCGCCGTCCGCCACCTCGGACCGAACTGGTACGCCTCCGTGATGGGCACCGCCATCATCGCCAACGCCGGGGCCGCCCTGCCCGTGGACGTCCCGGGCCTGCGCTCGGCCGTGACCGGGGTGTGGGCCCTGTCCCTGGTGATGCTGGTGACGCTGCTCGGGGCGCGCGCCGTCCACCACGTGCGCCACCGCGACCAGGCCCGCGCCCACCTCGCCGATCCGGCCATGGCTCCGTTCTACGGCTGCCTGGCCATGGCGCTGCTCGCCGTGGGCGCGGGCGCGATGCTCGTCGGCTCGGACTGGCTGGGCACCACGGCGGCGGTCGCCCTGGACACCGTCCTGTTCACCGCGGGTACGGCCATCGGCCTCGCCGCGGCCGTCGCCATCCCGTACCTGATGGTGGTCCGCCACCGCGTGCGGCCCGGCAGCGCCTCGCCCGTGTGGCTGCTGCCCGTCGTGGCGCCGATGGTGTCGGCGGCCGTCGGCCCGCTGCTCGTCCCGCACCTGCCCGCCGGGCAGGCACAACAGACCCTGCTGTACGGCTGTTTCGCGATGTTCGGCCTGAGCCTGCTCGCCACCCTGGTGATGCTGCCCCTGATCTTCGCCCGCCTGGTGCACGACGGCCCGCTGCCGCTGGCGCTCACCCCCACCCTGTTCCTGGTCCTCGGCCCCCTCGGCCAGTCGACCACGGCCGCCGACAAGTTCGCCGACGTCGCCCCCGGCGTCCTGCCCGCCCCCTACGACCAGGGCTTCGCCGTCTTCGCCGTGCTGTTCGGGGTGCCCGTGATGGGCTTCGCGATGATGTGGCTGGTCCTCGCGACCGCGCTGGTGCTGCGGGCCCGGCGGCGCGGCATGGGCTTCGCGATGACCTGGTGGGCCTTCACCTTCCCGGTCGGCACCTGTGTGACGGGCGCCGAGGGCCTGGGCGGGCGCACCGGCCTCGCGGTGTACGACTGGCTCGCCGTGGCGCTGTTCGTCGTGCTCGTGTCGGCGTGGCTGGTGGCGCTGGTCAAGACCCTGCGCGGGGTGGTCGGCGGCAAGCTCCTCGCGGCCCCGCGCTGA
- a CDS encoding LysR family transcriptional regulator, whose amino-acid sequence MTASGGGAPTGTGGGGAPGAAGASDSAFGTTGAAPLAHRVPDLAALELLLAVARLGSLGRAARELGITQPAASGRIRSMERLLGVALVDRSPRGSRLTEAGALVTDWARRIVEAAEAFDAGAQALRDRRDSRLRVAASMTIAEYLLPGWLIALRARRPDTAVSLLAGNSAAVAARLLAGEADVGFVEGTGVPAGLDGAVVAQDRLVVVVAPGHPWARRRAPIGAAELAAAPLILREEGSGTRAVLEAALGGLARPLLELSSTTAVKSAAVSGAGPAVLSELAVGEELAARRLVGIPVDGVRLRRELRAVWPVGHLPAGPVRELLSLTRGAG is encoded by the coding sequence ATGACTGCTTCGGGTGGTGGGGCGCCGACAGGGACCGGTGGCGGCGGTGCGCCGGGTGCCGCGGGCGCGTCCGACAGTGCTTTTGGTACGACGGGTGCGGCGCCCCTGGCCCACCGAGTGCCCGACCTGGCCGCCCTCGAACTGCTCCTGGCGGTGGCGCGCCTCGGCAGTCTCGGCAGGGCCGCGCGGGAACTCGGCATCACCCAGCCCGCGGCCAGCGGGCGAATCCGGTCCATGGAGCGGCTGCTCGGCGTCGCCCTCGTGGACCGCTCGCCCCGCGGTTCGCGGCTCACCGAGGCGGGCGCGCTCGTCACGGACTGGGCGCGGCGGATCGTCGAGGCCGCCGAGGCCTTCGACGCGGGCGCGCAGGCGCTGCGGGACCGGCGGGACTCGCGCCTTCGGGTCGCCGCCAGCATGACCATCGCCGAGTACCTGCTGCCCGGCTGGCTCATCGCACTGCGCGCGCGGCGCCCGGACACGGCCGTGTCGCTGCTCGCCGGGAACTCGGCCGCGGTCGCCGCGCGGCTGCTCGCCGGGGAGGCCGACGTCGGGTTCGTCGAGGGCACCGGCGTCCCGGCCGGGCTCGACGGGGCCGTCGTCGCGCAGGACCGGCTCGTCGTGGTCGTCGCGCCGGGGCACCCCTGGGCGCGGCGGCGGGCGCCGATCGGGGCCGCGGAGCTCGCCGCCGCGCCGCTGATCCTGCGGGAGGAGGGGTCCGGGACGCGGGCCGTCCTCGAGGCCGCCCTCGGCGGGCTGGCGCGGCCCCTGCTCGAACTCTCCTCCACCACCGCCGTGAAGTCCGCCGCCGTCAGCGGGGCCGGGCCCGCGGTGCTCAGTGAGCTCGCGGTGGGGGAGGAGTTGGCCGCTCGGCGGCTCGTCGGGATTCCCGTGGACGGGGTGCGGTTGCGGCGGGAGCTTCGGGCTGTGTGGCCGGTGGGGCACCTTCCGGCCGGGCCGGTGCGGGAGCTCTTGAGCTTGACCCGGGGGGCCGGGTAG
- a CDS encoding gamma-glutamyl-gamma-aminobutyrate hydrolase family protein encodes MLSTLHHPGAAARRPLIGISTYLETKASWGVWELPAALLPAGYPRMVQAAGGLASMVPPDVPRYAADVVARLDGVVIAGGPDVDPSHYGASREDRTGPPAHERDAWELALIRAALDSGTPLLGICRGMQLLNVALGGTLVQHLDGHAAAPGVFSAHTVKHVPGTRYAELVPDPTTDVPTYHHQAVDRLGTGLIPSAHADDGTIEAIELPRPGWVLGVQWHPEAGVDVRVMTGLVEAAASTH; translated from the coding sequence ATGTTGAGCACGTTGCACCACCCCGGGGCGGCAGCCCGCAGGCCGCTGATCGGCATCAGCACCTACCTGGAGACGAAGGCGAGTTGGGGCGTCTGGGAACTCCCGGCCGCGCTCCTGCCCGCCGGATACCCGCGCATGGTCCAGGCCGCGGGCGGCCTCGCCTCGATGGTGCCGCCCGACGTGCCGCGGTACGCCGCCGACGTCGTCGCCCGCCTCGACGGCGTCGTCATCGCGGGCGGCCCCGACGTGGACCCGTCCCACTACGGCGCGTCGCGCGAGGACCGCACGGGCCCGCCCGCGCACGAACGGGACGCCTGGGAACTCGCCCTGATCCGGGCCGCGCTGGACTCCGGCACCCCCCTGCTCGGCATCTGCCGGGGCATGCAGCTCCTCAATGTCGCCCTGGGCGGCACCCTCGTCCAGCACCTGGACGGCCACGCGGCCGCGCCCGGCGTCTTCAGCGCCCACACCGTCAAGCACGTCCCCGGCACCCGCTACGCCGAGCTCGTCCCCGATCCCACGACCGACGTCCCCACCTACCACCACCAGGCTGTGGACCGCCTCGGCACCGGCCTGATCCCGTCCGCCCACGCGGACGACGGCACCATCGAAGCCATCGAACTCCCCCGTCCCGGCTGGGTCCTCGGGGTGCAGTGGCATCCGGAGGCGGGGGTGGACGTGCGGGTGATGACGGGGTTGGTGGAGGCAGCGGCGTCCACGCACTGA
- the eat gene encoding ethanolamine permease — MSLESTEPSKARAAGEAGKGGKAGKGGSSEEGDDYLERRALRRGNAGWVLLTGLGVAYVVSGDFSGWNSGLKEGGFGGLGIAMALMGVMYACMVFSLAELSSVLPTAGGGYGFARRALGPWGGFLTGTAILIEYILAPAAIAIFIGDYVESLNLFGLESGWPVYLACFVIFIGIHLWGVGEALRFSFVVTGIAVAALLVFAVGAFMDFDSSHLNDIAVDHDAFGSNSWLPLGLLGIWAAFPFGMWFFLGVEGVPLAAEETKDPARTLPRAIRWSLCILVALALLTFFASAGARGSAAIQDTGNPLVDALQPDGEATALSRVINYAGLAGLVASFFSLIYAGSRQLFALSRAGYLPRFLSLTSSRKAPYLGLVVPGAIGFSLAAATGDGARMLNVAVFGATISYALMSLSHIVLRRREPHLPRPYRTPGGVLTSSVALALACAALVATFLVDVTAAFIALGVYVVAIAYFGLYSRKHLVARAPEEEFAALAAAEAELERK; from the coding sequence ATGAGCCTGGAGTCCACTGAGCCGTCGAAGGCCCGCGCCGCCGGAGAAGCCGGGAAGGGCGGGAAAGCCGGGAAGGGCGGGAGTTCCGAGGAAGGCGACGACTACCTGGAACGGCGGGCCCTGCGCCGCGGCAACGCGGGCTGGGTCCTGCTCACCGGCCTCGGCGTCGCCTACGTCGTCTCCGGCGACTTCTCCGGCTGGAACTCCGGCCTCAAGGAGGGCGGCTTCGGCGGCCTCGGCATCGCCATGGCACTCATGGGCGTCATGTACGCGTGCATGGTGTTCTCGCTCGCCGAGCTGTCGTCCGTGCTGCCCACCGCGGGCGGCGGCTACGGCTTCGCCCGACGCGCGCTCGGCCCCTGGGGCGGCTTCCTGACCGGCACGGCGATCCTCATCGAGTACATCCTCGCGCCCGCCGCCATCGCCATCTTCATCGGCGACTACGTCGAGTCCCTGAACCTCTTCGGCCTGGAGTCGGGCTGGCCCGTCTACCTGGCCTGCTTCGTCATCTTCATCGGCATCCACCTGTGGGGCGTGGGCGAGGCACTGCGCTTCAGCTTCGTCGTCACCGGCATCGCCGTGGCCGCGCTCCTCGTCTTCGCCGTCGGCGCGTTCATGGACTTCGACTCCTCCCACCTCAACGACATCGCCGTCGACCACGACGCCTTCGGCTCCAACTCCTGGCTGCCGCTCGGCCTCCTCGGCATCTGGGCGGCCTTCCCCTTCGGCATGTGGTTCTTCCTCGGCGTGGAGGGCGTGCCGCTCGCCGCCGAGGAGACCAAGGACCCCGCGCGCACCCTGCCGCGCGCCATCCGCTGGTCCCTGTGCATCCTGGTCGCCCTCGCCCTGCTCACCTTCTTCGCCTCCGCGGGGGCCCGCGGCTCGGCGGCCATCCAGGACACCGGCAACCCGCTCGTGGACGCCCTCCAGCCGGACGGCGAGGCGACGGCCCTCAGCCGCGTCATCAACTACGCGGGCCTCGCGGGCCTGGTCGCGTCGTTCTTCTCCCTCATCTACGCGGGCTCGCGCCAGCTCTTCGCCCTGTCCCGCGCGGGCTACCTGCCCCGCTTTCTCTCCCTGACCAGCAGCCGCAAGGCGCCCTACCTGGGCCTCGTCGTTCCCGGCGCGATCGGCTTCAGCCTGGCCGCGGCCACCGGCGACGGCGCCCGCATGCTGAACGTGGCGGTGTTCGGCGCCACCATCTCGTACGCCCTGATGTCCCTCTCCCACATCGTCCTGCGCCGTCGCGAGCCGCACCTCCCCCGCCCCTACCGCACCCCCGGCGGCGTCCTCACCTCCTCGGTCGCCCTCGCCCTCGCCTGCGCGGCCCTGGTCGCCACGTTCCTCGTGGACGTCACGGCGGCGTTCATCGCCCTCGGCGTGTACGTCGTGGCGATCGCCTACTTCGGCCTCTACAGCCGCAAGCATCTGGTGGCACGGGCCCCGGAGGAGGAGTTCGCGGCCCTCGCGGCGGCGGAGGCGGAGCTGGAACGCAAGTGA
- a CDS encoding FadR/GntR family transcriptional regulator — protein sequence MSHAETDDSHLRGDDRLTQVLRPVRAGNGFEEALEQILQVVRLGLVPGGERLPAERELAERLGISRVTLREVLKVLQDQGLVESRRGRYGGTFVRPRPEAAGEDELRRRIADVDVEDALRFREVLEVGAAGLCAAHGLDDGQAARLRDALARTHDAPLAEYRRQDTLLHLTLAELSGSPSLTAQYAAVRATVNDLLDCIPLLVRNLEHSQRQHSALVEAVLDGDADGAREMMREHCAGTAALLRGFLT from the coding sequence ATGTCGCACGCGGAGACGGACGACTCGCACCTGCGGGGTGACGACCGGCTGACGCAGGTCCTGCGTCCGGTCCGGGCCGGCAACGGCTTCGAGGAGGCCCTGGAGCAGATCCTCCAGGTGGTCCGCCTCGGCCTGGTGCCGGGCGGCGAACGCCTTCCGGCCGAGCGGGAGCTGGCGGAGCGGCTCGGGATCAGCCGGGTCACGCTGCGCGAGGTCCTCAAGGTGCTCCAGGACCAGGGGCTCGTGGAGTCGCGCCGGGGTCGCTACGGCGGCACGTTCGTGCGCCCGCGCCCGGAGGCGGCCGGTGAGGACGAGCTGCGCCGGCGCATCGCGGACGTGGACGTGGAGGACGCGCTGCGCTTCCGCGAGGTCCTGGAGGTGGGCGCCGCGGGCCTGTGCGCCGCGCACGGGCTCGACGACGGCCAGGCGGCGCGGCTGCGCGACGCGCTCGCCCGCACCCATGACGCGCCGCTCGCCGAATACCGCCGTCAGGACACCCTGCTGCACCTCACCCTGGCCGAGCTGTCCGGCTCCCCGTCGCTCACCGCGCAGTACGCCGCGGTCCGCGCCACGGTCAACGACCTCCTGGACTGCATCCCCCTTCTGGTACGGAACCTGGAGCACTCCCAGCGCCAGCACAGCGCGCTCGTGGAGGCCGTGCTCGACGGCGACGCGGACGGCGCGCGGGAGATGATGCGCGAGCACTGCGCGGGCACTGCGGCGCTGCTTCGGGGGTTCCTGACCTGA
- a CDS encoding glutamine synthetase family protein, whose amino-acid sequence MADRTPPLGIEELRALVASGEIDTVVLAFPDMQGRLQGKRFAARFFLDEVLEHGTEGCNYLLAVDTEMNTVDGYAMSSWDRGYGDFAMHADVSTLRRVPWNEGTALLMADLAWSDGEPVVAAPRQILRRQLERLAELGYSAHVGTELEFIVFKDTYEQAWDAGYQGLTPANQYNIDYSVLGTGRIEPLLRRIRNDMAAAGLTVESAKGECNPGQHEIVFRYDEALVTCDQHSIYKTGAKEIAAQEGVSLTFMAKYNEREGNSCHIHLSLQDADGNNAMAGSPDDPGGMSPVMRHFLAGQLTALRDFSLLYAPNINSFKRFQPGSFAPTAAAWGYDNRTCALRVVGHGRSLRFENRLPGGDVNPYLAVAGLVAAGLHGIEQELELPDACTGNAYTGDYEHVPTTLREAAELWENSPIAKAAFGDEVVAHYRNMARVELDAFDAAVTDWELRRSFERM is encoded by the coding sequence GTGGCAGACCGCACACCCCCGCTCGGCATCGAGGAGCTGCGTGCTCTGGTGGCGAGCGGCGAGATCGACACTGTCGTCCTGGCCTTCCCCGATATGCAAGGGCGGCTCCAGGGCAAGCGGTTCGCCGCCCGGTTCTTCCTCGACGAGGTCCTCGAGCACGGCACGGAGGGCTGCAACTACCTCCTCGCCGTCGACACGGAGATGAACACGGTCGACGGATACGCGATGTCCTCCTGGGACCGCGGCTACGGCGACTTCGCCATGCACGCCGACGTCTCCACCCTGCGCCGCGTCCCCTGGAACGAGGGCACGGCCCTGCTGATGGCCGACCTCGCCTGGAGCGACGGCGAGCCCGTCGTGGCCGCCCCGCGCCAGATACTGCGCCGCCAGCTGGAGCGCCTCGCCGAGCTCGGCTACAGCGCCCACGTCGGCACGGAGCTGGAGTTCATCGTCTTCAAGGACACCTACGAACAGGCCTGGGACGCGGGCTACCAGGGCCTGACGCCCGCCAACCAGTACAACATCGACTACTCCGTCCTCGGCACCGGACGCATCGAGCCGCTGCTGCGCCGCATCCGCAACGACATGGCCGCCGCGGGGCTGACCGTGGAGTCCGCCAAGGGCGAGTGCAACCCCGGCCAGCACGAGATCGTGTTCCGCTACGACGAGGCCCTCGTCACCTGCGACCAGCACTCCATCTACAAGACGGGCGCCAAGGAGATCGCCGCGCAGGAGGGCGTCTCGCTCACCTTCATGGCGAAGTACAACGAGCGCGAGGGCAACTCCTGCCACATCCACCTCTCGCTCCAGGACGCCGACGGCAACAACGCCATGGCGGGCTCCCCGGACGACCCCGGCGGCATGTCGCCCGTCATGCGGCACTTCCTCGCCGGACAGCTCACGGCGCTGCGCGACTTCTCGCTCCTGTACGCGCCCAACATCAACTCCTTCAAGCGCTTCCAGCCGGGCTCCTTCGCGCCGACGGCCGCCGCCTGGGGCTACGACAACCGCACCTGCGCGCTGCGCGTCGTCGGCCACGGCCGGTCCCTGCGCTTCGAGAACCGGCTGCCCGGCGGCGACGTCAACCCCTACCTGGCCGTCGCGGGCCTGGTCGCCGCGGGCCTGCACGGCATCGAGCAGGAGCTGGAACTGCCCGACGCCTGCACCGGCAACGCCTACACCGGCGACTACGAACACGTCCCGACGACGCTCCGCGAGGCCGCCGAGCTGTGGGAGAACAGCCCCATCGCCAAGGCCGCCTTCGGCGACGAAGTCGTCGCGCACTACCGCAACATGGCCCGGGTCGAGCTGGACGCCTTCGACGCCGCGGTGACCGACTGGGAGCTCCGCCGCTCCTTCGAACGCATGTGA